In Streptomyces sp. NBC_00483, a single window of DNA contains:
- a CDS encoding DUF917 domain-containing protein translates to MSWTLGLEQLDDLARGAAILGTGGGGDPTIGRLLVREAMREYGPVTVLDPDEVADDAFVIPVANMGAPTVMVEKLPGADEPVAALRALETFTGRKADATMPIECGGSNSLIPLIVAARTGLPVVDADGMGRAFPELQMETFHVYGIPASPLAMAGEHGETCVFDTGKDTKRLEDLARRVTVGLGGGASIAEYSMTGEQLKRTAVPRTLTLALSLGRAVREAREAHRDPVEALGEAVGGTIYGHLRVLFRGKVTDVERRTEGGFARGRATFAAFEGDSDLELRFQNEHLAALRDGEPICVVPDLVCVLEADTGEPITTEALRYGQRVTVIGIAAPAIMRTPEALSVFGPSCFGLPYEFRPVEETLELS, encoded by the coding sequence ATGAGCTGGACCCTGGGCCTCGAGCAGCTGGACGACCTGGCGCGCGGCGCCGCGATCCTCGGCACCGGAGGCGGCGGCGACCCGACCATCGGCCGCCTCCTCGTCCGCGAGGCGATGCGCGAGTACGGCCCGGTGACCGTCCTCGACCCCGACGAGGTCGCCGACGACGCGTTCGTCATCCCGGTCGCGAACATGGGCGCGCCGACCGTGATGGTCGAGAAGCTGCCCGGCGCCGACGAGCCGGTGGCCGCGCTGCGCGCCCTGGAGACGTTCACGGGACGCAAGGCCGACGCGACGATGCCCATCGAGTGCGGCGGCAGCAACTCGCTGATCCCGCTGATCGTCGCGGCCCGCACGGGCCTCCCTGTCGTCGACGCGGACGGCATGGGGCGCGCCTTCCCCGAACTCCAGATGGAGACCTTCCACGTCTACGGGATCCCGGCCTCGCCGCTCGCGATGGCCGGCGAACACGGCGAGACCTGCGTGTTCGACACCGGCAAGGACACCAAGCGCCTGGAGGACCTGGCCCGCCGGGTCACGGTCGGGCTCGGTGGCGGCGCCTCGATAGCCGAGTACTCGATGACCGGGGAACAGCTCAAGCGCACCGCGGTGCCGCGCACACTGACCCTCGCACTGTCCCTCGGCCGGGCGGTCCGCGAGGCGCGCGAGGCACACCGGGACCCGGTGGAGGCGCTCGGCGAAGCGGTGGGCGGCACGATCTACGGTCACCTGCGGGTGCTGTTCCGCGGCAAGGTGACCGACGTGGAGCGGCGCACGGAGGGCGGCTTCGCGCGCGGCCGTGCCACGTTCGCGGCGTTCGAGGGCGACTCGGATCTCGAACTCCGTTTCCAGAACGAGCACTTGGCGGCACTCCGCGACGGCGAGCCGATCTGCGTGGTCCCGGACCTGGTGTGCGTCCTGGAGGCGGACACGGGCGAACCCATCACCACGGAGGCGCTCCGCTACGGCCAGCGGGTCACGGTGATCGGCATCGCGGCACCGGCCATCATGCGCACCCCGGAGGCCCTGTCCGTCTTCGGCCCGTCCTGCTTCGGCCTCCCGTACGAATTCCGTCCGGTGGAGGAGACGCTGGAGCTTTCTTGA
- a CDS encoding hydantoinase/oxoprolinase family protein, with protein MRIGIDVGGTNTDAVLLEGSRVLATTKAATSQDVTSGIVSALEALRAQHAFDPAAVGAVMIGTTHFLNALVEARGLAPTAALRLGLPATSALPPFVDWPERLTRAVAGRPYLAHGGHEFDGRKIADLDEDELRRHAADMAAHGIRSVAISSVFSPVSDEFEVRAAEILRAELGPDVALSLSHEIGRIGLLERENATAVNAALRELAAGIVDGLAGAVAGFGITAPLYLSQNDGTLMDLEYARRYPVATFASGPTNSMRGAAVLSGLDTCAVVDVGGTTSDVGVLAQGFPREAGTAVDVAGVRTNFRMPDVHSIGIGGGSLVVEDGGRVTVGPRSVGYRLTDEALVFGGSTLTATDVAVAAGLTDIGDRSAVAHLDARLVKEALDTIAADIARAVESMRTSPEPLPVVAVGGGSVLLPDTLPGSGTVHRPDHFAVANAIGAAIAQVGGEVDRVYAIDAGRRETVLDEARQEAVDRAVAAGANPSGVRIVEFDEVPVPYLPGNATRIRCKAVGDLQQVD; from the coding sequence GTGCGTATCGGAATCGATGTCGGCGGCACCAACACCGACGCCGTCCTGCTCGAAGGATCGCGGGTGCTCGCCACCACCAAGGCCGCGACCAGCCAGGACGTCACGTCCGGCATCGTGTCCGCGCTCGAGGCGCTGCGCGCGCAGCACGCCTTCGACCCGGCGGCGGTCGGCGCCGTGATGATCGGCACCACCCACTTCCTCAACGCGCTCGTCGAGGCCCGCGGCCTCGCCCCGACGGCGGCGCTCCGCCTCGGCCTGCCCGCGACGTCCGCGCTGCCCCCGTTCGTGGACTGGCCGGAGCGCCTGACGCGGGCCGTCGCCGGACGGCCGTACCTGGCGCACGGCGGGCACGAGTTCGACGGGCGGAAGATCGCCGACCTGGACGAGGACGAGCTGCGCCGGCACGCCGCCGACATGGCCGCCCACGGCATCAGGTCGGTGGCGATCTCCTCGGTGTTCTCGCCGGTCAGCGACGAGTTCGAGGTGCGCGCGGCGGAGATCCTGCGCGCCGAGCTGGGCCCGGACGTGGCCCTCTCGCTGTCCCACGAGATCGGCCGCATCGGCCTCCTGGAGCGGGAGAACGCGACGGCGGTGAACGCTGCGCTGCGTGAGCTGGCCGCCGGGATCGTCGACGGTCTGGCCGGTGCGGTCGCCGGGTTCGGCATCACCGCGCCGCTGTATCTGAGCCAGAACGACGGCACGCTGATGGACCTGGAGTACGCGCGCCGCTACCCGGTCGCCACCTTCGCCTCGGGCCCGACCAACTCGATGCGCGGCGCCGCGGTGCTGTCCGGTCTCGACACCTGCGCGGTCGTCGACGTCGGCGGCACCACCAGCGACGTCGGTGTTCTGGCGCAGGGCTTCCCGCGCGAGGCGGGGACGGCCGTGGACGTGGCGGGGGTGCGCACCAACTTCCGTATGCCGGATGTGCACAGCATCGGGATCGGTGGCGGTTCGCTGGTCGTCGAGGACGGCGGCCGGGTCACGGTCGGCCCGCGTTCGGTCGGCTACCGGCTCACCGACGAGGCGCTCGTGTTCGGCGGTTCCACACTGACCGCCACCGATGTCGCGGTCGCGGCGGGGCTCACCGACATCGGTGACCGCTCCGCCGTCGCCCACCTCGACGCGCGCCTGGTGAAGGAGGCGCTCGACACGATCGCCGCCGACATCGCCCGCGCGGTGGAGTCGATGCGGACCTCGCCCGAGCCGCTGCCGGTGGTCGCGGTCGGCGGCGGCTCCGTCCTCCTCCCGGACACCCTGCCGGGCTCCGGAACGGTCCACCGGCCCGACCACTTCGCGGTCGCGAACGCGATCGGCGCGGCCATCGCGCAGGTCGGCGGCGAGGTCGACCGGGTCTACGCGATCGACGCGGGGCGCCGCGAGACCGTGCTCGACGAGGCGCGGCAGGAGGCGGTCGACCGAGCCGTCGCCGCGGGCGCGAACCCGTCCGGGGTACGCATCGTCGAGTTCGACGAGGTCCCCGTCCCCTACCTGCCGGGCAACGCCACCCGCATCCGCTGCAAGGCCGTGGGCGACCTGCAACAGGTCGACTGA
- a CDS encoding purine-cytosine permease family protein, producing MAAARAVGVDDHALTRVPTTARYSWWSVALQRFGQISGLSQFVLGATLGFGMDFWTAFWALTLGSVIVEVLSIFVGIIGVREGLPTSVLARWTGFGRVGSSLIGLAIALSLIGWFGIQSAISADALAGLVGVFPAPVWSVLFGLGVTAVVLWGFGSMNWAAYVTVPAFLLLVGWSTVHELARFDIGHLVASAPPGPQLSLVQGTTLVAGGAIAGAIITPDMTRFNRSTADVVKQTVVGISLGEYVVGLAGVLLAHATRSADVTAIAVSSVGWVGTLVVIMGALKINDWNLYSSGLGVVNFIESVFGRKVNRATVTVLLGVIGSLLAAAGILDRFADFLTLLGVAFPPIAAVMIAEYFVVKRWRGDLEASRSSGTLPATAPTWVPATLVVWVLAFCVGEFLDWGLPSINSVVFAFVAYIVLGKLGLVRGVGVSRDMGAGAPVSDETPGVASGDSPDSPTPHVPAASSGASR from the coding sequence ATGGCCGCCGCACGCGCCGTCGGGGTGGACGACCACGCCCTGACCAGAGTGCCCACCACCGCCCGTTACAGCTGGTGGTCCGTAGCCCTGCAGCGGTTCGGGCAGATCTCCGGGCTCAGCCAGTTCGTGCTCGGCGCGACGCTGGGCTTCGGGATGGACTTCTGGACGGCGTTCTGGGCGCTCACCCTCGGCTCGGTGATCGTCGAGGTGCTCTCGATCTTCGTGGGGATCATCGGCGTACGGGAAGGCCTTCCGACGTCCGTGCTCGCGCGCTGGACCGGGTTCGGGCGCGTCGGGTCCTCGCTGATCGGGCTCGCGATCGCGCTGAGCCTCATCGGCTGGTTCGGCATCCAGTCGGCGATATCGGCCGACGCGCTCGCCGGGCTCGTCGGGGTGTTCCCCGCGCCCGTGTGGTCGGTCCTGTTCGGGCTCGGTGTGACGGCCGTCGTGCTGTGGGGCTTCGGCTCCATGAACTGGGCCGCGTACGTCACGGTGCCCGCGTTCCTGCTGCTGGTGGGCTGGTCCACGGTGCACGAGCTGGCCCGCTTCGACATCGGGCACCTCGTCGCCTCCGCGCCGCCGGGGCCGCAGCTGTCCCTCGTCCAGGGCACGACGCTCGTGGCGGGTGGCGCGATCGCGGGCGCGATCATCACGCCGGACATGACCCGCTTCAACCGGTCCACCGCCGATGTCGTCAAGCAGACCGTGGTGGGCATCTCGCTCGGTGAGTACGTGGTCGGGCTCGCCGGAGTGCTCCTCGCGCACGCCACCCGGTCCGCCGACGTGACCGCGATCGCCGTGTCCTCGGTGGGCTGGGTCGGCACGCTCGTCGTCATCATGGGCGCGCTGAAGATCAACGACTGGAATCTGTACAGCTCCGGCCTCGGCGTCGTGAACTTCATCGAGTCGGTCTTCGGCCGCAAGGTCAACCGCGCCACCGTCACCGTCCTGCTCGGTGTCATCGGCAGCCTGCTCGCGGCGGCCGGCATCCTCGACCGGTTCGCCGACTTCCTGACGCTGCTCGGCGTCGCCTTCCCGCCCATCGCCGCTGTGATGATCGCCGAGTACTTCGTGGTCAAGCGGTGGCGCGGCGACCTGGAGGCCTCGCGGTCCTCGGGCACGCTGCCCGCGACCGCGCCGACCTGGGTCCCGGCGACGCTCGTCGTGTGGGTGCTCGCCTTCTGCGTCGGTGAATTCCTCGACTGGGGCCTGCCCAGCATCAACTCGGTCGTCTTCGCGTTCGTCGCCTACATCGTGCTGGGCAAGCTCGGCCTCGTGCGCGGCGTCGGTGTGTCCCGCGACATGGGAGCCGGTGCTCCGGTGTCCGATGAGACCCCGGGCGTCGCGAGCGGCGACTCCCCCGACTCCCCCACCCCTCACGTCCCCGCCGCCTCCAGCGGCGCCTCCCGCTAA